One window from the genome of Pseudoalteromonas sp. '520P1 No. 423' encodes:
- a CDS encoding septal ring lytic transglycosylase RlpA family protein — MNLINKSISLLLILMILGCSSSRYEMRHDSAPLRKPTLLEQLDAQVVQVDKSSAAKRPYTIRGKRYYPMLSEKGYKASGVASWYGRKFHGHLTSNGEVYDMFDMTAAHKTLPLPSFVEVTNIKNGKTAIVKVNDRGPFHDNRLIDLSYSAAYKLGIYQSGTGNVTIKALLPDDAKIPKTYIQVLAASNLVNVQSLAITLSNNYKLNHKISQINGIYRLHLGPIKDQSKAQEVLNSLKQNSHKQAFLLYSQDKL, encoded by the coding sequence ATGAACCTGATTAACAAGAGTATTTCACTACTTTTAATTCTGATGATTTTAGGCTGTAGTTCTAGTCGTTATGAAATGCGCCATGATTCTGCCCCGCTTAGAAAACCGACTTTGCTAGAACAATTAGACGCACAAGTTGTACAAGTAGATAAAAGCTCGGCCGCAAAACGCCCTTATACTATTAGGGGAAAGCGTTATTATCCTATGCTGTCAGAAAAAGGCTATAAAGCATCTGGTGTTGCATCTTGGTATGGTCGTAAATTTCATGGGCACCTAACTTCTAATGGTGAAGTTTATGATATGTTTGATATGACAGCCGCACATAAAACATTACCTTTACCTAGCTTTGTTGAAGTAACCAATATAAAAAATGGTAAAACAGCGATAGTTAAAGTTAATGATCGTGGCCCATTTCACGATAATAGATTAATTGATTTATCTTATTCTGCCGCATACAAACTTGGTATTTATCAATCAGGTACTGGAAATGTAACAATAAAAGCATTGTTACCTGACGACGCCAAAATACCTAAAACTTATATTCAGGTATTAGCAGCATCAAATCTCGTTAATGTTCAATCACTTGCGATAACTCTTTCCAATAATTACAAATTAAATCATAAAATAAGCCAAATAAATGGAATTTATCGACTTCATTTAGGTCCTATAAAAGATCAATCAAAAGCCCAAGAAGTATTAAATAGTTTAAAACAAAATTCACATAAACAAGCGTTCTTACTTTACTCTCAAGACAAGCTTTAG
- the rodA gene encoding rod shape-determining protein RodA, translating into MNPLKHRATLWDKLHIDLPLLLALLVLLGASVLIVFSAGGQEMPIVYRQLKRMGVALIIMLVLAQVPPSTLQRFVIPFYCIGLVLLVAVLVSGITINGSQRWLSIGITRIQPSEIMKLMVPMMVAWYIGKYHLPPKMKHLFVGFILVMLPTILIQRQPDLGTSLLVASSGIFVLFLAGVSWRLIGGLTAVGAISAWPLWTYGMHAYQKQRVLTLFNPESDPLGAGYHIIQSKIAIGSGGLEGKGWLHGTQSQLEFLPERHTDFIFSVLSEEFGLVGVTLLLAAYLFIIARGLFIAVNAQDAFGKLLAGSLTLTFFVYLFVNIGMVSGLLPVVGVPLPLISYGGTSMVTLLAGFGMIMSIATHKRILVHT; encoded by the coding sequence ATGAACCCACTAAAACATCGCGCCACTCTTTGGGATAAACTACATATTGATTTACCTTTGCTACTTGCTTTGCTTGTTTTGTTAGGAGCCAGTGTATTAATTGTATTTAGTGCCGGCGGTCAAGAAATGCCAATTGTATATCGCCAATTAAAACGAATGGGTGTTGCGCTGATTATCATGTTGGTTTTAGCACAAGTTCCTCCCTCTACATTGCAAAGGTTTGTGATCCCATTTTATTGTATTGGCCTTGTTTTACTTGTTGCTGTATTAGTCTCAGGAATTACAATTAATGGCTCACAACGTTGGTTAAGTATTGGTATTACGCGTATTCAACCTTCAGAAATAATGAAATTAATGGTACCTATGATGGTTGCTTGGTATATAGGTAAGTATCACTTACCACCAAAAATGAAGCATTTATTTGTTGGTTTTATTTTAGTGATGCTACCAACTATTTTAATTCAACGCCAACCAGATTTAGGTACTTCTCTTTTAGTGGCTAGTTCAGGCATATTTGTATTGTTTTTAGCGGGTGTCAGTTGGCGCCTGATAGGTGGTTTAACTGCTGTAGGCGCAATAAGTGCCTGGCCGTTGTGGACTTATGGTATGCACGCTTATCAAAAACAAAGAGTACTCACTTTATTTAACCCTGAAAGTGACCCTTTAGGTGCTGGTTATCATATTATTCAATCAAAAATAGCGATTGGCTCTGGTGGATTGGAAGGAAAAGGCTGGTTGCATGGTACGCAATCTCAATTAGAGTTTTTACCAGAACGACATACTGATTTTATATTTTCAGTGCTCAGTGAAGAGTTTGGTTTAGTCGGAGTCACATTATTACTTGCTGCATATTTATTTATCATAGCGCGAGGCTTATTTATTGCCGTTAATGCCCAAGATGCATTTGGCAAGCTATTAGCTGGCAGTTTAACACTGACATTTTTTGTTTATTTATTTGTAAATATAGGCATGGTTTCAGGCTTATTACCGGTCGTTGGTGTACCTTTACCATTAATTAGTTATGGCGGCACTTCAATGGTTACATTACTAGCAGGGTTTGGCATGATAATGTCAATCGCAACCCATAAACGTATATTGGTGCATACATGA
- the mrdA gene encoding penicillin-binding protein 2: MFKGPTTIRDHSFEANLFARRAFIAFVFVLVLVAILFINVYQLQVTSHDTYQTRSNDNRIKIVPVAPNRGIIYDRNGVILAENKPVYSLEGISENIKDLDKSLEKLAKLLAISEQQQTNFLNDLKHNRRFKSQILKSRLSEKEVALFSVNQHKFPGFSIEARLARHYPYGDTLTHALGYVAKIGKKELLKLDSENKTKNYRATRDIGKLGIEKFYEDTLHGTVGSQKIEINNRGRVLRTLSFTPPIPGDDLVLTMDIGLQKAAQEALKGMRGAITVLDAKDGGVLAMYSNPSYDPNLFVHGISSKNYKALLNPDRPLINRATQGRYAPASTVKPLFAILGLNEGIITETTKIHDPGFFQIPNVKHKWYDWKPWGHGTKEDGYKVDVYKAIEESCNVFFYDLAYRLGITKISNFMAKFGFGEKSGIDIFEETSAILPSVEWKKERYKESWYVGDTISVGIGQGYWSATQIQIANAINILANKGVHNPPHLASVTKQGSTVKLINNEEKEPIIVKNPHHWDIALDAMHNTVSKLRGTANKAFKGVTYDPAGKTGTAQVVKIAQGEKYDEKKLKEKYRDNAMYVGFAPFDDPEIVIAITVENTGGGSSVGAPMARKVMDYYFANKAKEVASNP; encoded by the coding sequence ATGTTTAAAGGCCCAACTACCATTCGAGATCACTCCTTTGAAGCAAATTTATTTGCACGTAGGGCCTTTATCGCTTTTGTTTTTGTACTTGTTCTAGTCGCGATTCTTTTTATCAATGTTTATCAATTACAAGTCACCTCACACGATACGTATCAAACACGCTCTAACGATAACCGTATAAAAATTGTTCCTGTCGCACCAAATCGTGGTATTATTTATGACCGTAATGGCGTAATTTTAGCTGAAAACAAACCTGTTTACAGTCTTGAAGGTATTTCAGAAAATATCAAAGATTTAGATAAGTCATTAGAAAAATTAGCTAAATTACTCGCGATTAGTGAACAACAACAAACCAACTTTTTAAATGATCTAAAACATAACCGCCGTTTTAAAAGCCAAATTCTAAAATCTAGATTAAGCGAAAAAGAAGTAGCGCTATTTTCTGTTAATCAGCATAAGTTTCCAGGTTTTAGTATTGAAGCACGTTTAGCGCGTCACTACCCTTATGGTGATACTTTAACCCATGCTTTAGGGTACGTTGCAAAAATAGGCAAAAAAGAATTACTCAAATTAGATTCCGAAAATAAAACCAAAAACTACCGTGCAACCAGAGATATTGGCAAACTTGGAATAGAAAAATTCTACGAAGATACATTACACGGCACTGTGGGTTCACAAAAAATAGAAATCAATAATCGTGGTCGTGTATTACGCACTCTAAGCTTTACACCACCAATACCAGGTGATGATCTTGTTTTAACCATGGATATAGGGTTACAAAAAGCCGCCCAGGAAGCTTTAAAAGGCATGCGCGGCGCAATTACTGTTTTAGATGCCAAAGATGGCGGCGTATTAGCTATGTATTCGAACCCTAGCTACGACCCTAATTTATTTGTACATGGTATTAGCAGTAAAAATTACAAAGCCCTCCTCAATCCAGATAGACCACTTATTAACCGAGCAACACAGGGGAGATATGCACCCGCCTCTACTGTTAAACCCTTATTTGCAATTTTAGGTTTAAATGAAGGTATTATCACCGAAACGACAAAAATTCATGATCCAGGATTTTTTCAAATTCCTAATGTTAAGCATAAATGGTATGACTGGAAACCATGGGGCCATGGTACTAAAGAAGATGGTTACAAAGTAGATGTTTATAAGGCAATAGAAGAATCCTGTAATGTATTCTTTTATGATCTTGCTTATCGTCTTGGCATTACCAAAATAAGTAATTTTATGGCTAAGTTTGGCTTTGGTGAAAAATCGGGGATTGATATTTTTGAAGAAACCAGTGCTATTTTACCTTCTGTTGAATGGAAAAAAGAACGTTATAAAGAAAGCTGGTATGTAGGCGATACAATTTCAGTCGGTATAGGGCAAGGTTACTGGTCAGCTACACAAATTCAAATAGCTAACGCAATTAACATATTAGCGAATAAAGGCGTACATAATCCGCCTCATTTAGCGTCTGTTACCAAACAAGGCAGTACCGTTAAATTAATTAATAATGAAGAAAAAGAGCCCATTATAGTAAAAAATCCGCATCATTGGGATATCGCTTTAGATGCAATGCACAATACAGTTTCAAAGCTCAGAGGCACAGCGAATAAAGCTTTTAAAGGCGTTACTTACGACCCAGCAGGCAAGACTGGTACAGCCCAAGTTGTAAAAATCGCCCAAGGCGAAAAGTATGATGAAAAAAAATTAAAAGAAAAGTATAGAGATAATGCCATGTATGTTGGTTTTGCGCCTTTTGATGATCCTGAAATAGTTATCGCGATCACTGTAGAGAATACAGGTGGCGGTAGTAGTGTTGGTGCACCTATGGCAAGAAAAGTAATGGATTATTACTTTGCAAACAAAGCAAAAGAGGTCGCAAGCAACCCATGA
- the rlmH gene encoding 23S rRNA (pseudouridine(1915)-N(3))-methyltransferase RlmH, with amino-acid sequence MKIQLVAVGTKMPSWVETGFKEYQRRFPKDMALELIEIPAGKRGKNADIKRILHIEGEKTLAAVPKGNRIVTLEVTGQPWDTHKLAKNMTKWQLDGRDVSLLVGGPEGLAPQCIAASEQKWSLSNLTLPHPLVRIILAESLYRGWSLNTNHPYHRE; translated from the coding sequence ATGAAAATACAGCTCGTTGCAGTCGGTACTAAAATGCCAAGCTGGGTTGAAACCGGCTTCAAAGAGTATCAGCGTCGTTTTCCTAAGGATATGGCGCTAGAGTTAATAGAGATCCCTGCAGGTAAACGTGGAAAAAACGCAGATATTAAGCGTATTTTGCATATAGAGGGTGAAAAAACCCTTGCAGCTGTACCTAAAGGTAATCGCATTGTTACGCTAGAAGTAACAGGTCAACCTTGGGATACGCATAAACTCGCAAAAAACATGACTAAGTGGCAACTAGATGGCCGAGATGTCAGTTTATTAGTTGGTGGTCCAGAAGGGTTAGCACCACAGTGTATTGCAGCTTCAGAGCAAAAGTGGTCATTATCAAATCTCACTTTACCTCATCCATTAGTGCGAATTATTTTAGCTGAAAGCCTGTATCGAGGTTGGAGCTTAAATACAAATCACCCTTATCACAGAGAGTAG
- the rsfS gene encoding ribosome silencing factor, translating into MQTTELLDFAFDKIDDMKARDIVKLDVIGKSSITDYMIVCSGNSKRHVLSIADNVNKEAKKAGIDPLGFEGRDSGEWVIVDLGEVIVHVMQEQSRDFYQLEKLWG; encoded by the coding sequence TTGCAAACAACTGAATTATTAGATTTTGCCTTTGATAAAATTGATGATATGAAAGCCAGAGATATTGTTAAACTTGATGTTATCGGTAAATCAAGCATTACTGATTACATGATTGTTTGTTCTGGTAACTCTAAACGTCATGTTTTATCAATTGCTGATAACGTGAATAAAGAAGCAAAAAAAGCAGGTATTGACCCTTTAGGTTTTGAAGGCCGAGATAGCGGCGAGTGGGTGATTGTTGATTTAGGCGAAGTTATTGTTCATGTAATGCAAGAACAAAGCAGAGACTTTTATCAACTAGAAAAACTTTGGGGCTAG
- a CDS encoding glycosyl hydrolase family 18 protein: MKPVKNIKSILALSAVSLAIVSVQAQAATVDCTSLETWQPNTAYTKGQLVQLENQAFESQWWNKSNPLEKSGPWQEWKKTGDCDSGVIVNVPPIISWNSPISGSSFVENDSVVFDLSASDEDGTVAQVEVFIDGVKLTSLANNPYTYNWTAVKGEHSLTAIAYDDKGEQTQSNSVLISVTAKDQPPVNKAPVATLMATIPSKLLIGDTINFEFSATDSDGQIASLELLEGNSVVSTISSASGSYLWTASALGSVQFSVNATDDKGATDLSNVINVSVVEDGQVDNGADACRPEGLYQTPGVNTPYCTMYDADGRELMGADHPRRVIGYFTSWRNGANNQPSYLVNDIPWDKITHINYAFAHVDSNQKVSIGDPNSPNNPATNMEWPGVAGAELDPSLPYKGHFNLLNKYKKLYPDVKTLVSVGGWAETGGHFGENGRIADGGFYTLTTNADGSVNHAGIAAFSASAVEFIEKYGFDGVDIDYEYPSSMADAGHPDDFEISNARRAGLNASYQVLMKSLRESLDKAGEAAGKHYMLTIASPSSGYLLRGMETFQATQYLDYVNIMSYDLHGAWNSHVGHNASLFDTGLDSELKAWDVYGTKEFEGIGYLNTDWAVKYFRGGLSAGRINIGLPYYTRGFKDVTGGTNGLWGQAKLPDQASCPKGTGEGDKNFCGNGAVGIDNLWHDTENDREVPAGSNPLWHTKNLEKGIVGSYLTAYGLDPVTDPKDKFTGTYTRHYDSVAVAPWLWNDTKKVFISTEDEESMATKVDYVINNGLGGVMFWELAGDFDFDAAKGEYFMGSTMTTLAYDKFNQSGVPYGIDKGNSTFVKPAEMVDVSFVAKDFPEGDKNYPISPTFAFTNNSAIDFSGAKISFDVPVSTSAIFKSNWSATKKLKMAIDANASNAAGNNIGGFENEFHRFSITLTNEWGGAAESFAVGETIDAQVMYYMPISGPVNFVIEKDGKSFAFKSEYPNLPEATTGGTGGGDGGGTGTGCDGVDVATLPIYPDFPQKDWAGNPSHANQGDMMVHNSAVYKAKWWTSSEPGGADWEKVCAL; encoded by the coding sequence ATGAAACCTGTTAAAAATATAAAAAGTATATTAGCGCTTAGTGCTGTATCACTGGCGATAGTCAGTGTTCAAGCTCAAGCTGCAACAGTTGACTGTACGAGTTTAGAAACTTGGCAACCGAATACGGCGTATACTAAAGGACAGTTAGTTCAACTTGAGAATCAAGCTTTTGAATCTCAGTGGTGGAATAAGTCTAATCCTTTAGAAAAATCTGGACCTTGGCAAGAATGGAAAAAAACGGGCGACTGTGACAGCGGTGTCATTGTTAATGTACCTCCTATTATTTCTTGGAATAGCCCTATAAGTGGAAGTTCTTTTGTTGAAAATGACAGCGTTGTCTTTGATCTTTCTGCATCTGACGAAGACGGTACCGTTGCTCAAGTAGAAGTATTTATTGATGGTGTTAAATTAACTAGCTTAGCGAATAACCCATACACCTATAATTGGACTGCAGTTAAAGGCGAACATTCACTCACTGCAATTGCTTATGATGATAAAGGTGAACAAACTCAAAGTAATTCAGTTTTAATTTCTGTTACTGCAAAAGATCAGCCACCAGTCAATAAAGCGCCAGTTGCAACCTTAATGGCAACGATCCCAAGTAAATTATTAATTGGCGATACAATTAACTTTGAATTTTCAGCAACAGATAGTGATGGCCAAATTGCTTCTTTAGAATTATTAGAAGGCAATAGTGTAGTTAGTACAATTTCTTCAGCAAGTGGTAGTTATTTATGGACGGCTTCAGCTTTAGGTTCTGTACAATTTTCGGTTAATGCAACTGATGATAAAGGTGCGACAGATTTAAGTAATGTAATTAATGTATCTGTAGTGGAAGACGGTCAAGTTGATAATGGTGCAGACGCATGTCGCCCCGAAGGTTTATATCAAACACCTGGTGTAAATACGCCATATTGTACTATGTATGATGCTGATGGTCGTGAGTTAATGGGTGCAGATCACCCAAGACGTGTAATCGGTTATTTCACTAGCTGGCGAAATGGTGCAAACAACCAACCTAGTTATTTAGTAAATGATATTCCTTGGGATAAAATTACGCATATAAACTATGCTTTTGCACATGTTGATAGCAATCAAAAAGTGTCAATTGGCGATCCTAATTCACCTAACAATCCAGCAACAAATATGGAATGGCCTGGTGTTGCAGGTGCAGAGCTGGATCCTAGTTTACCTTATAAAGGTCACTTCAACTTATTAAACAAATATAAAAAATTATACCCTGATGTTAAAACTCTTGTGTCTGTAGGTGGCTGGGCTGAAACAGGTGGCCATTTTGGTGAAAATGGACGAATTGCTGATGGTGGTTTTTATACATTAACGACCAATGCTGATGGCAGCGTAAATCATGCTGGTATTGCAGCATTTAGTGCAAGTGCTGTTGAGTTTATTGAAAAGTATGGCTTTGATGGTGTTGATATAGATTATGAGTACCCTTCATCTATGGCTGATGCAGGTCATCCGGATGATTTTGAAATATCTAATGCACGTCGTGCAGGTTTAAATGCTTCTTATCAAGTATTAATGAAATCATTACGTGAGTCACTTGATAAAGCCGGTGAAGCTGCGGGCAAACATTACATGTTAACAATTGCTTCGCCATCTTCAGGTTATTTATTACGTGGTATGGAAACATTCCAAGCTACGCAATACTTAGATTATGTCAATATCATGTCTTATGATTTACATGGTGCATGGAATTCTCATGTTGGCCATAACGCATCATTATTTGATACTGGATTAGATTCTGAATTAAAAGCGTGGGACGTATACGGTACTAAAGAATTTGAAGGCATTGGTTATTTAAATACTGATTGGGCTGTTAAATACTTTAGAGGCGGACTATCTGCAGGTCGTATCAATATTGGTTTACCTTATTATACGCGTGGTTTTAAAGATGTAACGGGTGGAACTAATGGTCTGTGGGGTCAAGCAAAACTGCCTGATCAAGCTAGTTGTCCTAAAGGTACAGGTGAAGGTGATAAAAACTTCTGTGGTAATGGCGCTGTTGGTATAGATAACCTTTGGCATGATACAGAGAATGACCGTGAAGTCCCTGCTGGTAGTAACCCGCTTTGGCATACTAAAAACTTAGAAAAAGGAATTGTTGGCAGCTATTTAACAGCATATGGTTTAGATCCAGTAACAGATCCAAAAGATAAGTTCACAGGCACATATACACGTCATTACGACAGTGTTGCTGTAGCACCTTGGTTATGGAATGACACTAAAAAAGTATTTATCTCTACTGAAGATGAAGAGTCTATGGCGACTAAGGTTGACTATGTCATTAATAATGGCTTAGGTGGCGTTATGTTTTGGGAGCTAGCTGGTGATTTTGATTTTGATGCAGCTAAAGGTGAGTACTTCATGGGTTCAACTATGACAACGCTTGCCTATGATAAGTTTAATCAAAGCGGTGTGCCTTATGGCATAGATAAAGGTAATAGTACTTTTGTTAAGCCTGCTGAAATGGTTGATGTGAGCTTCGTTGCTAAAGATTTCCCTGAAGGTGATAAAAACTATCCTATCAGCCCAACATTTGCATTTACTAATAACTCAGCAATTGACTTTAGTGGCGCAAAAATATCATTTGATGTACCTGTGTCCACTTCGGCAATTTTCAAATCTAACTGGAGTGCCACTAAAAAACTCAAAATGGCGATTGATGCTAATGCTTCAAATGCAGCAGGAAATAATATTGGTGGCTTTGAAAATGAATTCCATAGATTTTCAATCACATTAACAAATGAATGGGGCGGCGCGGCTGAATCATTTGCTGTAGGCGAAACGATTGATGCGCAAGTGATGTATTACATGCCTATCAGTGGTCCTGTTAACTTTGTAATTGAAAAAGATGGTAAGTCATTTGCTTTTAAGTCTGAATATCCTAACTTACCTGAAGCAACTACCGGTGGTACAGGTGGTGGCGATGGTGGTGGCACAGGTACTGGCTGTGATGGCGTTGATGTGGCTACTTTACCTATCTATCCTGATTTTCCTCAAAAAGATTGGGCTGGTAATCCAAGTCATGCTAATCAAGGCGATATGATGGTTCACAATAGTGCTGTATACAAGGCTAAATGGTGGACAAGTTCTGAACCTGGTGGTGCCGACTGGGAAAAAGTCTGCGCACTTTAA
- a CDS encoding lytic polysaccharide monooxygenase: MFKNHQKSKLSVLSIALSSALLGSSVEVSAHGYMDSPKARQAICEEQQGYWWPEDGSNIPNAACRAAYLDSGHVQFIQEHEFAVNTRDYNNQAAVEANIPDGTLCAAGDVNKKGMNLTSAHWQRTDVIPNANGDIKVRFRATTPHNPSFWQFYLSNETYDATQALNWSDLTLVQSIGNVDFIKDSDGKRFYEMNVNLPVDRVGEAILYTRWQREDVVGEGFYNCSDITIKRDDVQPDTWFDAGFYVKQGQTAKVGETVTFRVFDVSGQELVNQQLAVTQNNVSNWQTNFAQSLNLDYSNLVAIGIKNPTGDIVFDEQNILSNSVFVTNKDHTFAVSIKAAPVNTAPIVHDIADINIDELASVQIHVHAFDDEQTALEFTWSVPSEISYTGSDANIVITAPSVELNTDYPISVSVSDGKLTTTKSFVVSVNNLVIDPTEPPWTSTKAYSAGDKVVFEGKVYEAKWWNKNQKPNNSNAWKLATPSDGGVAIWNAQNDYAGGTIVSHNTIQYKAKWWTKGEEPGVNAVWQKQ; this comes from the coding sequence ATGTTTAAAAACCACCAAAAGAGTAAATTATCAGTACTGAGTATTGCATTAAGTAGTGCTTTACTTGGTAGCTCGGTAGAAGTCAGTGCTCATGGTTACATGGATAGCCCAAAAGCAAGGCAAGCTATTTGTGAAGAGCAGCAAGGGTATTGGTGGCCAGAAGATGGTTCAAATATTCCTAATGCAGCATGTCGTGCAGCATATTTAGATTCAGGCCATGTTCAATTTATTCAAGAGCATGAATTTGCTGTTAATACGCGAGATTATAATAACCAAGCAGCAGTTGAAGCTAATATTCCTGATGGTACTTTATGTGCTGCAGGTGACGTGAATAAAAAAGGTATGAACTTAACATCAGCGCATTGGCAAAGAACGGATGTGATTCCAAATGCTAATGGTGATATTAAAGTGCGTTTTAGAGCGACAACACCCCATAACCCCAGCTTTTGGCAGTTTTATTTAAGTAATGAAACCTATGATGCGACGCAAGCACTTAATTGGTCTGATCTTACTTTAGTGCAATCAATAGGTAATGTTGATTTTATTAAAGACAGTGATGGTAAGCGTTTTTATGAAATGAATGTAAATCTACCTGTAGATCGTGTTGGTGAAGCAATCCTTTATACTCGCTGGCAGCGTGAAGATGTGGTGGGAGAAGGCTTTTATAACTGTAGTGACATTACAATAAAACGTGACGATGTTCAGCCTGATACTTGGTTTGACGCCGGCTTTTATGTAAAACAAGGTCAAACAGCTAAAGTTGGCGAAACAGTTACATTTAGAGTCTTTGATGTCAGTGGTCAAGAGCTTGTTAATCAACAATTAGCGGTAACTCAAAATAATGTATCAAATTGGCAAACCAACTTTGCACAATCGCTTAATCTTGATTACAGCAATCTAGTTGCTATCGGCATTAAAAATCCTACTGGTGATATTGTTTTTGATGAGCAAAATATCTTAAGCAATAGTGTATTTGTAACAAATAAAGATCATACCTTTGCTGTTTCTATTAAAGCTGCACCCGTAAATACAGCGCCGATCGTTCATGATATTGCTGATATAAATATTGATGAATTAGCAAGTGTTCAAATTCATGTGCATGCATTTGATGATGAACAAACTGCGCTTGAGTTTACTTGGTCTGTTCCAAGTGAAATCAGTTACACAGGAAGTGATGCAAACATTGTAATTACAGCACCTTCCGTTGAACTTAATACTGACTACCCAATAAGTGTATCTGTTTCTGATGGCAAGCTTACAACAACAAAATCTTTTGTAGTAAGTGTAAATAACCTAGTAATCGATCCAACTGAACCCCCGTGGACTAGCACTAAAGCGTATTCTGCTGGTGATAAAGTAGTGTTTGAAGGCAAAGTTTATGAAGCTAAATGGTGGAATAAAAACCAAAAGCCAAATAATAGCAATGCTTGGAAGTTAGCGACACCGAGTGATGGAGGTGTTGCAATATGGAATGCACAAAATGACTACGCTGGTGGCACTATCGTATCTCATAACACAATTCAATATAAAGCTAAGTGGTGGACTAAGGGTGAAGAGCCTGGCGTCAATGCTGTTTGGCAAAAGCAATAA